The nucleotide sequence CTGCACAATGCAGGTAAAGAAATAACAGAAGATACAATTACAGCAATTCTGCAAGCAGCTGATGTCGAAGTCGATGCAGCAAGAGCAAAGGCTCTGGTAGCGTCACTTGACGGAGTTGACATTACAGAGGCTATTGAGAAAGCAGCTTTTGCAGCACCTACCGCAGCAGCACCTACCGCAGCAGCTCCAGTGGAAGCTACTGCTGAAGCAGCAGTCGACGAAACAGCCGCTGAAGAAGAAGCTGAAGAGAGCGGAATGGAAGGACTGGGCGCTCTGTTCGGTTAATCGGGCAAATAATAAATTCTCAAAACCAGGCTGGAAAATATCCGGCCTGAAATATTTTTTTTTAGTTAAGCTAGTTGATAGCCAAATATGCTCTTCTATTAGACTCATATTTCGCACCCCTCTTTTGTAATATTTATCTTTTTTCCACCAAC is from Methanosarcinales archaeon and encodes:
- the rpl12p gene encoding 50S ribosomal protein P1, with the protein product MEYVYAALLLHNAGKEITEDTITAILQAADVEVDAARAKALVASLDGVDITEAIEKAAFAAPTAAAPTAAAPVEATAEAAVDETAAEEEAEESGMEGLGALFG